The proteins below are encoded in one region of Neofelis nebulosa isolate mNeoNeb1 chromosome 17, mNeoNeb1.pri, whole genome shotgun sequence:
- the NOSIP gene encoding nitric oxide synthase-interacting protein — MTRHGKNCTAGAVYTYHEKKKDTAASGYGTQNIRLSRDAVKDFDCCCLSLQPCHDPVVTPDGYLYEREAILEYILHQKKEIARQMKAYEKQRDARREEQKELQRAAAQDQVRGFLEKEAAIVSRPLNPFTPKAAPETRPDDARPGASVGPTGKDKDKALPSFWIPSLTPEAKATKLEKPSRTVTCPMSGKPLRMSDLTPVRFTPLDSSVDRVGLITRSERYVCAVTRDSLSNATPCAVLRPSGAVVTLECVQKLIRKDMVDPVNGEKLTDRDIIVLQRGGTGFAGSGVKLQAEKSRPVMQA; from the exons aTGACCCGGCACGGCAAGAACTGCACGGCAGGGGCCGTCTATACCTACCACGAGAAGAAGAAGGACACAG CGGCCTCAGGCTATGGGACCCAGAACATTCGACTGAGCCGGGATGCTGTCAAGGACTTTGACTGCTGCTGCCTCTCTCTGCAGCCCTGCCACGACCCTGTCGTCAC CCCGGATGGTTACCTGTACGAGCGTGAGGCGATCCTGGAGTACATTTTGCACCAGAAGAAGGAGATCGCCCGGCAGATGAAG GCCTACGAGAAGCAGCGGGATGCCCGGCGTGAGGAACAGAAAGAGCTGCAGCGGGCGGCGGCACAGGACCAGGTGcggggcttcctggagaaggaggcAGCCATCGTGAGCCGGCCCCTCAACCCCTTCACGCCCAAGGCCGCCCCTGAGACCCGTCCAG ATGACGCCCGCCCCGGGGCCAGTGTGGGCCCCACGGGCAAGGACAAGGACAAAGCACTGCCCAGCTTCTGGATCCCGTCGCTGACCCCCGAGGCCAAGGCCACCAAGCTGGAGAAGCCT TCGCGCACCGTGACCTGCCCCATGTCTGGGAAGCCGCTGCGCATGTCTGACCTGACACCCGTGCGCTTCACGCCGCTGGACAGCTCCGTGGACCGCGTGGGGCTCATCACACGCAGCGAGCGCTACGTGTGCGCTGTGACCCGCGACAGCCTGAGCAACGCCACGCCTTGCGCTGTGCTGAGGCCCTC TGGGGCTGTGGTCACCCTGGAGTGCGTGCAGAAGTTGATTCGGAAAGACATGGTAGACCCCGTGAACGGGGAGAAGCTGACCGACCGGGACATCATCGTGCTGCAGCGG ggcggCACCGGCTTCGCGGGCTCCGGAGTGAAGCTGCAGGCTGAGAAGTCCAGGCCGGTGATGCAGGCCTGA